In Pseudoalteromonas nigrifaciens, the sequence ATTTAGTCGTGAAACGTTAAGCAGCTTTAAAACATTAGCAGAGCAATGCCGCTATTTATTGAGCTGCAAAATTACTACCCGCAAAGCCATATTTGGTTTTGACCCAGTATTTCAAGCGCGCGTTGGTGATTTTGACTTGCCGGTTTATTGCAATGGCGACGAGTACCAAACAATACAAAAAGCCGTTTACTGGTTAAAAACACAAGCAACTAATTACCTAAATGCAGCAACCCGTAGCCAGCAAGGAGTTAATTAATCATGGCAAACACAGCTATTAACTACCCAAACCCAGCACCATTAAAAGCAGTTGAAGGCCGCCACGTACCAAAAGGCTTGGCCGAAATAAAAGCATTAATGGGCAGTGAGCGCCACACGCCAGAATACGTGTATACCAAAGTGCTAAGCGAGCAAGAGCGCACATTAGTATGTTTTGCGGCGGGCCTAAAGCGACACCATTTAGAAAGCGGCTTTGCTAATTTTGATGCAGATACTCGCCTAAAAATTCACAAGGCTATTTTGCAAATGGAGCAATTAGTAAAAGCATTTACCGACGCTAACGCCATGGCCCCCGCTAAGTTTGTGCAACATGCACCGCGCGTTGAAGCCAATATCAACTATTCACATTTAACCATTACTAAGGCGTAACAATGAGTTCATTAAATCGCGGAACGGTACGCAATGCCGACGACTACTACATAACACCGCATTGGTTAATTGAAGATTTTTTAGCAGCGTTTAGTGAAAGTAATTGCTTTCGCTTTGATCCTGAAAATTATCCACGCGTTCTCGACCCAAGCGCCGGCGGTTGTGAAAAATACCCAATGAGCTACCCAACGGTATTAGAGCAAGAGGGTTTTAGAGTTGAAAGCTGGGATATACGTGAAGACTCACGCGCTAACTTAACAGGCGTTAACTTTTTAAACGTCCCTAGTTATGAATCACGCAAATACGACATGATCATCACCAACCCACCATTCTTCCAAGCGCAAGCGTTTGCCGAGCACGCACTTGAAATGGTTGAAGACGGCGGTTTGGTAATTATGCTGCAACGCTTAAATTGGCTAGGTAGCCAGAAGCGTAAGCCAATGTGGCAAAAACTGCCGTTAGCCGCGGTGTATGTGCATAGCAAGCGCCCAGGCTTTGACCCACAAAAACCAAGTAAAACCGATTCAACCGAATACGCTCACTTTGTATTTTGCAAAGGCTACGAGCTAGCCCCTGAGCTTTTTGTAATTTAACGCCAATAACAACACCCCCAAGGACACTAAAAAATGAACGCTATCAAAGACCAAGCTGTATCTAAAAATAAGCAATTACTACTTAATATTGTTTTACACGCTATTGAGCAAGTTAACTTTGCAATTCGCAATTTAAACAAGCGCAGCACTATTGGCATGCTAATGCAGTGCGAAGACACGTTAACCGACTTGCTGCCTATCGTAAAAATGATTGCAGACGACGACGTTAATTTTGAAAGCGTTTACAGCCAAATGAGCATTGCGTTAAGTGCAGCACAAATTGGCGGTGAGCCAATGGAAATAGAGCTGTAACAATGAGCATGTGGCCCATTGTAAGCTTTGATGTTGTAACAGCGGTTTTAACCATGGTTAAAGCCGTTGACGACATTGAACACAGAAATTTTTTAATAAGCGGCCTTGGCCGTTTTACTGCGTACAGCCAATATAAAATGGCTAAGCAATACCTTGCCAAAATTACCCCGCCTAGCAACGCCTGGTATAAAGACGAGCCTATAAACCCAAGTGAGCAAGCCCACATTTGGCTTTATAATGTGCTTAAAAATGCAGAGCACCGCATTGACGTAACCAACTTAAAAATAAGCGTGCCTGCAAAAGCCGCGCTTAAAAAAGTGCATAACAACAACATTCATAATTACATTGTTAAAGACATTGTAGAAAGCAAGCGCGCGCCAAGCATACAAGCTAGCTTTGTGCGCCAAACTGCAAAAAACATGGAGTTTGCACAAAAGCAGCGCGACGTAAAAAAGCCCCAACCTGTAGCAGCAAAGAATTTACAACAAGCGGATGGCGATCAGGTTACTAAATCTGCCATGTCGGTTATTGCTGCTATTGATGATGCAGAGCAGGTTGCTTATGTTTATAAGTGCCTAGCTGGCGTGCCCAAGCCGTTACAAATGCGTGTTGCTAAGCGTTATATTGATAAATACACCCACATTAAAAATACGGGCAAAGCCAAAGGCGAAACGCAAGAGCAATACAACGAAAGGCTAATAATTGCGAGCCGTAAAAACTACGACTTTAGCGATAAAAAAACAGCGAATAAAAAGCAAGTAATTACAGTAGCCGAAGTGCGCAAGCAAATTACCGCAAACGACTGGTTGCGCCGCACAATTACAACACTACAACCACGCCTAAAAATACTTGAGCAAATTGTTAGCAATATGCCATTGCCATGGCACATTTTAGCCAATGCCGATAAAACCAAAAAGCACGGCAATGTGCTGGCTATGCAAACGGCTGAAATGATATCTGACCTAAAAAAAGAGCAGCCAACATGGGATGCAACCGACATACACGAAAAAGTAAACGAGTTTGCAGGTCAATTTAGTATCCAACTTAAATATGCAGTTAAGGGCGTTTACTTAACCGTGCCGGATGCCGAAGTAGACCTTTTAAAAGCGCAGTGCCACAAATGGTGGTCGCGCAAGCTTAAAACTATTCGCAGCCGCTACCTAGAGCACCTAGAAATTGCAACGGGCGAAGTGGGCCGCGATTTATTTAATAGCACAGATAAAAAAGGTAATAAAAAAACAGAGCGCCGCGGTATTAGCGCCTATTGCTCAAAACAAGCAGTGGCCGAATACACCACCAACCAAGAGCGCGGCAAACGTTACCTAGAAAGCTTAGAATTAGTAAACGAGCAAAGCGATGTTATATCGCTAATGAAAGCGGTTGAGGCAGGCGTTGCCAACCCCGAAAACATGCGTAACGAGTTAATGCTACGCATTCGCGAAACCGAAGAATTAGCCGACGAAATGGGTTATACGGGCGGTTTTTATAACATTACTGCGCCTAGCCGTTTTCATGCAAACTCGCCTACGTGGGATGGGTCAACCCCAAAAGACGCTAGCCTGTATTTAAATAAGCTGTATTCGCAAGCGCGCGCTAAATTAGACCGCCTTGAAATACCGTATTTTGGTATACGGGTAGCAGAACCGCACGCCGACGGTTGCACACACTGGCACATGCTTTTGTGGATGCCAGCGCGTTACTACGACCAAGTTAATCATTTATTGCGCCGTTATTTTACCCGCGAAGACCGCGAGGTGTTTTTTCAGCGCTTTAAAAACCGCAAAGCATTACGCGCACGCTACACAAAGGCGCGCCGTATTTGGGGTTTAAATAAATCTAAAAAGGTGTACACCCGTGCACCGGTTAAAAACTACTTTCCGAGCAGCCCACGCTATACCGCTATAAAAATGCTACCTGCGCAAATTGGCAAAGATGGTAAAAAAACAGGCGGCGCAGCGGCTTATGTTGCTAAGTACGTAAGTAAGAATATTGATGGTTTTGCATTGGCAAACGAGTACGACGCAGAGACAGGAGAAAAACTAACCCAAGCAGTTAACCCGGTTAAAGCATGGGCTAGCACATGGGGCATTAGGCAATTTCAGTTTCAAAAGTCGCCATCTATTACCATTTGGCGCGAACTGCGCCGAGTGCGCGAAGAGGTGCAAGGTAACGAGCAGTTAGAGCAAATACGCCAAGCGGCCGACAAGGGCGACTTTAAAACCTTTGTTGCGCTAATGGGTGGCTTTGGCATTGGCCGCGATGCGCGCTTTAAGCCCGCTTATCAGCATACCGAGTACGGCAATCAATACGCAGAATTTACTAAAACTCTAAAGGGCGTTGAAGACACCTTTGGCCTTTGCACGCTTGTTACTCGCGTTCATACCTGGTCTAAGCAAGCTATAGGCACAGCAGCAGCAGAAAACACCGCCGTTATTGGTGGGCAGGATGCCAACAACGTCAGCGCAGCTGACCTACCTTGGACTAGTGGGAATAATCGTACGCCTTACTCAGTAGGGCATACAGACGCATTATTGCTAAATATGATCGGTTTTACTTCAAAAGAGATCATTAACGTTAAAAAGGATCTGTTAGCGGGTAAGCGGGTTAGAAATAACGGCCATATTTACTTAATTGAAGACGGCCATTTAGTGGTACTGGATGAAGCGGCGCAGCAAAAAGAGCATCGCCAACACGCTATTGACTATATAGCCAACAGCGAAGCGCAAAAACACGCCCCAACTAACGAGCAAACCGCCGCTAAATGTAAAAACAAGCTTAGCGACTTTAGCCCTGCGCAAATAAAAGAGCTAAACCAAGGCGGCAACGTGATCAGCGGCAACCGTGTTTACTACATGCAAGAGCGCGAGCTACACAGCTTTGAGCAACTAAACATGCAAGCGCCAAAATCGGCTATTAAACCAACCCCAACCGAAAAACATTTTGCATACGCTCGCGAGCTTTACGACCTAGCGCACATGTATGCAGAGCTTGACGGGCGTAACACCCCATCAAATACCCAATTTAATAAACACACGGCCGACATTATCGGCGACTTAGATTTAGCTAGATTAGTTCTAGCAGGCGAAGCCACATCAATCAGCAGTAATGATTGGTGGGCACTAGACTTAATGGCGTAGGAGAAAATATGACTATTCAAATTTCAAAAGTATTAATGCCAAAGGCATGCATTAGTTGCCAGGCATTTTGCCCAAAGGGTTTTGCAGGTGATCAGCATAGCCCGTTTGTTACAAAATTCGATAAGCCAAAGCCAAAAACCCAATACGGCCAATGCGGAAAAAATAATAACAGCGTATTTGCTACCGAAATTTGCACCGGTTATCAGCAAGAACCTAACGCCAATGTATTTACAGTAACTAACAGACCACAACCAAAACAGCGGGTGACGTTTTCAATAATTGGACAGTATTAAACGAAGACCGCCGCAATCGAGGGGTGCAGCATTTTATGTGTAAATGCGTATGCGGCACTACTCGCGTAGTACGCAAAGATAATTTAGGTCATGTCCAGGGCTGCGGTTGCGAGCGAAAAGAATATAAATTTCGCACAGGGCAAATAAAAACAACAGCAAAGCCAAGCACTAAAAAAGCGAGAATTGTTTCACCAAAAGCAGTAAGCGCACCGGCTAAAATGCCGCACCACGAAAACCAAGAACCGCGCCCGCAATACCAGCAGCGCAGCAAGTCAAAACGCGAGCTGCTAGAAGAGCGCTTAATGCAAATGCAGTTAGAAAAAGAATTAAGCGAATTATGGTGATCAATGAAACCAAACGTTAAACGTCGCAACTGGGTGTACCACTCAGTTGTAAAACACAAATCATTAAATAAAACATTAAACAAAAAGGAAACGCACTATGCACCCACAAAATAACAAACCACTAGATAAAGGCCGTGTTGCTTGTATTGCCGAAAAATACCAGCAAGGCAATGAAACCAAAAACCGTTACGCCACTTTAGGCCGAGCCACTAAATGGCCGAGCAGCAACCAAGGCGGCAGCGACAGTATTGAAATAGAACTCGACACGATGCCAATTAATCAACAAGGCCCGTTAAAACTATATATATTTTGGGAAAGCGAAAACCAACAAAGCCAAGGTTACGCGCCGCCGCAATACCAAAGCCAGCCAGCGCCGCAGTATGATCAGCAGCAATACGCGCCCCAAAATCCGGCACCACAACAATACGGCCAACAGCGCCAGTAAATAAAAAAGCTAAAAACAACTGCAGCACAGTTGTTTTTAGCTATGAAGTACTATCAATCGAGTACAGCCAAATATAACTATGTGGTACCAGAATTAAAGTTAACACCTAGTCGCATAGTTAAATTTAACTGTGTTGGCCACAATAGATAAATTTAGCTATGCAAGCAGCTAAGGAATAAAAAATGACAAACCAATCTGAACACGAAAGTTACTTAGGCGCTAAAGGTGGAAGTGGTGTTTACCAAGCAATTATTAACGTAATGGCCCCGCATGAACTTTACGGCGAATTGTTTTTAGGTACTGGCGTTATATTTAAAAAGAAAGCGCCGGCTAAATACAACGTGGTAATTGATAAATCACAAACCATGCTAGACAAGTTTAACTATGTGGTACCAGAAAATAAAATATGCGGGTGTGCAATCGAGTATTTAGAGAGTTTTAAACCATTTTGCAAAACCCAGCTTTATCTTGATCCGCCATACATGCCAGAAACCCGCACCAGTAATGCACGTTATGAACACGAAATGACAGAGGCCGATCACCAGCGCTTATTAACAGCAGCAAAAAAGCATAACCCTGATAAAGTTAAAATTATAATATCCGGTTACAGCAATCCGCTATATAACGAAATGCTAAAAGATTGGTGGCGCAAAGACTTTCAATCCATGACACGCGGCGGCGTTCGTACCGAAACTATTTGGCTGAACTATAAGCCAGGCGATGTGCATTACCACACGTTTGCAGGTGAGAACTTTACAGACAGGCAACGTATTAAGCGAAAAGCCGAGCGTTGGGCAAAAAACTTTGAAGCGTTACCGCCAGGCGAACGGCAAACAATACTCGCCGCACTATTATCAGTTGAATGAAAAAGCCCGTTTAATACGGGCTTTTTAATGCGTGCAATAAAGTAAAAATTAAAGGCCAACCAGCTCTAATTGCTGTTCGCGAGGTAGGCTTTTAATAAGCGCCGCTGCTAATTGTTGCGTGCTTTGTACCGGAGGGTTTAAGAAGTGATCGAACGATTGGGTAATACGAAACGTCGCCCCGCATTCACGAGTATTAGTACACGAACAATATAAATTTACTACGTGAGCGCTTTGCGTTTCACGCGATGTAATCGTAGCTTTAGCTTCGCAATTTGGACAAGTAACCCGCGCCATAATATTCACCAATCGTTAATAAAGTACACTGTTATTATATACAGTGCTTTTATGCATAACAAATAAGCATTTACAAATAGTAGCAATATACCTAAAATAAATTAATTATCACTTAAGTGATAAGTAATTTAAGGGTTTTAGCATGCAATATTTGTTTAAAGGGTCACAAAGCCAAGAGCGATTAGATATGCTTTTGTCGTTTGGTAAAAGTACCAGTGAAGATATAAAATCGGCGCTTAGCGATTACTTAGTTCGCGGCATTGGTAAAACAAATGCCGCGTTACTTAATGGCGTAAAAAGCCCCAACTTAACAAGAGCACTTAAGCGTCTTGAGGCCACAGCGGGGAAGGTCGAAAAAATAAAAGCGCACGATGCGCAGCATAGCAAGTTTTACGCTTTACGCGCTGGGCTCTAAATCAAAATTTAGCTGTAACTTACTGCCAATTTCAGGATCCCTTGCTACTTCATCACTCATTAATTTAATAAGCGGTTTAGTCTCGTTTTTAAAATACATGGCATCATATTTAGTCGGGTCGCCAAGGCCTGCATTGTTAGCCGGAATAATCCCCGCCAAGCCCGGCGGAAAGCGGTGGGCGTTTAATATATCTTGCGCCGATACGTTTTTAACGTTCATAAACTCGTCTTTACTTTCAAAATTACCAACGGGGATTATTTGTAAGCCTTTTTCTTTACCGTTGGGTATGTTTACAAACAACGAGCGAAAGTTACCCACGCCCTTACTGTCTTGTATTTTTTCTTTTATATCGTCTTCAACGTCGGGGTCTAAGTTCGGGTCGGTCGCATACATAATAAAACCCATGTGCGCACCGTTTAAAAAGTATTTACGGCGGAACAAAGTAGCGTCTTCATTTAATAAAGTAGCCTGCAAACCGCCTAAGTAATCGGCCAAACCATACACTTGCTGCACTGGGTCGTACTGGCGAACCCAAATAATGTCGCGCTTTTTATATTTTTTAACTTGGCTGTTTCGCTCAAGCACCACCGCGCCGCCATCACCAGCAACACGCGTGCGGTAACTAGGCAGCGGAAACAACCTTACAACTTGCCCAAATCCATTGCGTATTTTTAAAATTGCCACATCGCCAAATTGCACCAAATTTAAAAACCCCGCCTGTACTTGCTGCGCACTCATACCGCCAGACATAAAACGCCCAGCAGCCATATTTGCACGGCTGTGCACTATGCCACCGTGCTGCGCATTACGGCGGGGTAAGTTAGCTAATAAATGCCGGTCAACTGGCGGTTCCCAGTAATTATCCATATCGTTATAAAAAAGTGAGTCGTAATCGGTTAGCCACATGTCGGGCATAACTTGTTCGGGCAAGCCAAACACAACGGGCGCATTTTGCTTACCTTGCTGATCGTGCGGCTGGTCTGTTAGTTGCTCAGCGTTTTGGTTTAATTCTGCATTGTCCATCGTGATTTTCTCTTATGTGCGTGGTTAAGTGGTTCGTTAATAACAGCGTGGCTAATAGCAAAAAATACGTCTGCATGACCTATGGTGTTATCGCGGCTCGCTTTAAACGTTATGGCACCGCCCGAGTCGGTACTGGTGCGGCGTATTGAAAGGCAGCTCATAGCAATGTCTTTATGTTGGGCGTCCCACTCCAAACGGCCGCCCTCGATAAGGTCAATCATTTTAAGTACTAAGCGGGTTTTGCTGCTTACGCTGTAATGTATAGCCGTGGCTTCGCGCGGGTATAACGTGCTTATAGAGTCAAACACCCCCGCGCCAATGCCTGTTGTATCTACACCAATGTAGGTAACGCGGTATTTAGCATATATTTTTTGAATTTCGCTAACGTGGTGCGAAAAGTTCATACCGCGCCAATAGTGCTTTTCGAGTATTCTAAATTTTTCACCGGCTTTTTCGGGCGGGGCAACCACCACTAATGCAGCGTTATCGCGGGTGCGTGATGGGTCGTAACCTAACCACACCTCGCGGTTACCAAATGGCTGTACCGCATTGGGTTTGTGATCTTGCCAGCGGGTGGCGTCCACCATGGCTTTTTCAAGGTCGCTAAATTTAAATATACTGTCGGCATCGTCCACAAATATGCACATAAACAGGTTATTAAAATCATCGGCGTTGTATTCGTCGCGCAGTTCTTCAATGTCGAACAGCTCACAACCACCGCGCAAGGCATCTTCAATGGTAACTACATAGCGCCATTGTTTATCGGGGCACAGCCTGCCGTTATCGCGTAATTCTACAAAGGTAGGGAACTCAATTTCTTCGCGCTCAGCGCGGCCTTGTCGCCAATGATCACCAGTCCAAAATGTATACGCAGGGTGGGCTTTAGTAGAAGGGGTCGAAAAATACGTTTTACGCCACTTTTTGTGCGTGGCCATAGCACTGGCAAGCTTGTTTAGCTCGTTAAACTTACCAATCCAAAAATACTCATCTACATACACATGGCCGTGGTAACTTTGCGCCGTTTTACTATTTGTACTTAAAAACCGCAGCTCAGCATCACCATGTTTAGTGTGCAAAGTAATTGGGTTACCGGTTAGCTCTATTTCAAAAAATTCATGCGCAATAGCAATTATATAACTGCGAAACACCTCAGCTTGTGAGCGGCTAGCCGACAAAAATATTTGTGGGTCGCCCGTTAAAACCGCATCTTTAAACGCTTCACCCGCAAAATAGTAAGTTGCCCCAATTTGGCGGCTTTTTAAAATATTACGAATGCGTTGATGCAAGTTGTCGTGCATCGTTTTTTGGTATTCAAACAGCGAGTCGAACCAAGTACCAAAGTCATCCTCAGTTAAATGGCTAACATCGTTTTTACGCTTACGGCCTTTGCTTTTTTTACTGTCGCTACCGCTGCTTTTATTATTTTTATTGCTTGGCTGGTTGGTGCCATGGGGTTGTTCGGCTTGTGCTGCTTTTTCTTGCTGCACGCGTTGTTTTTTAAGCTTAACGTGCTTTTCTATCAGCATGTCGAGCTCTTTTATTTGGTTGCCTGTTTTATCGCTAACATCGGTAAGTATTAAAATGCGCCGTGCAATCGCTTCATCTACGTCTTCTTCGCGCAGCATATCGCGCCAATTGTATTTATCGGCCCAATAGTAAATTACACGGTTGTTTGGTAACGCCAGTTCCGCGCGTATTTCGTCGGGCGTGTGGTGGCGCAAATAAAGCCGCTTAGCGGCTTCGCGAATTTCAGAAGAGTAGGCCATTTAGTATTACAATATGCTCATAAAAATGATAACTGCGTACAGTGTATTCATTTACAACAAGCTTATAACTGCTTAAAAATACTCACGTTTCCTAAAAACCCCATATAGGAATTTGCAAAAAGCTAACTAGGTGAACACGCCTTTTTTTATGGCTATGCTGCGTTTAAATATTCAGTAACGCACACGGCAAACTAATGGCAAAGCAAACAGGTTGGGTAATTGCAGCAACAGAAGGCGCAACGGTCGACGGTCGCATTATTTCAAAAGAATGGATTAATCAAATGGCCGCATCGTATTCAGTTGACGAATACACAGCACTTATTTGGCCAGAACATTTCCGCTCAAGCTGGGGCCCAACCGAGGGCAAAAACTGGGGCCAAGTTGACGAAGTAAAAGCCGCTAAAAAAGACGGTAAATTACGCCTGCTTGTAAAAATCACCGCTAACGACTACCTACTAGCTGCCAACAAAGACGGCCAAAAGCTGTTTATGTCTATTGAGCCAAACCCCGACTACAAAAGCGAAGGCCGTTGCTACCTACAAGGTCTTGCCGTTACCGACTCGCCAGCCAGTTCAGGCACCAGCCGCCTAAAATTCTCTATTGGTGACAATGAAGCCGATCACGAATATAGCCAACTTGAAGCGCTAACACACAGTGACTTTATTACCACCAATAGCGAACCAGCTAAAGATATTCCAGCCGACAAGCAAACTAAAGCGCTAGGGCTATTTGCTCAACTATTTAGTTTATTTTCTACCGATCAGCAGCAAGCAGATCAAGAGCCAACCACCGAGGAAGAACCCATGAACAAAGAACAGTTTGATGCCCTAATGGGCAAGGTTGAAGGATTAGATGCCAAGGTGACTGACCTTGAAACTAAATTCAGCAAACCAGAAGGCGAAGAAAAAACGCCAGCCAAAGAGCCAAAAACCGAAGAGCCAGAAGGTGATAAGCCAGCAACAGGCGTAACCGCTGAGCAATTTAGCCAGCTAATGGAAAAAATGGACGGCTTTGGCAAAAAAGTAGACGGCATGCAAACCAAATTTAACGCCCTTAGCCAAGAGCAAAACGGCCAAGAGCCCGACCCAGTAGGCGGCGAAACCGTAGACCTGGTTTAACCAAACGCTTAACCACGTTTACCTTTATTAATGCATAACAGAGCGAGATAACGCATGCAATTAAATCAAATAGCCGCTGGGTTTTTAAAAACATACTCAACGCAACTAGCAAAAACATTCGGTGTTGAAGACGTAACTAAACAGTTTGCAGTAACAGCACCAATGGAAACCAAACTACGTTCCGCGCTTTTAGAGTCGGTCGAGTTCCTGCGCATGATCAGCACTATGCCAGTCGATCAGCTAAGTGGCCAAGTAGTAAAAGTAGGTAACTACGGTATCGCGACAGGTCGCAAAGCCGGTGGGCGTTTTACATCGGGTCAAGACGTTGGCGGCTTTAAATATCAGCTTACAGAAACCGATTCATGTTCAGCGCTTCCATGGGCGCTTTTGTCTGCATGGGGTAATGCCGGCAACCAAAATGAGTTCATGAAAAAAATGAACGACAACGCAACGCACCGCTTTGCACTCGACATGCTGCGCGTTGGTTTTAATGGTACATCAATCGCCGCTACATCAGACCCAGTTGCAAACCCATTGGGCGAAGATGTAAACAAAGGCTGGCATCAAATCGTTAAAGAAGAAGCGGCCGACCAAATAGTAACTGACCCTATTTACTTTAATCCAGACGCAACCGAAGCGCTTAAAGATGGTGAATACAAAACGTTAGATGCCATTGTTACCGAGCTTAAAAATACGCTTATTCACCCATCACTGCGAAACGACCCGCGCCTAGTAGTGCTAGTTGGTAGCGACTTAACGGCCACGGCGCAAACAAAGCTAATGAACCAGGCTGACAAGCCAAGCGAACGTGTGGCCGCTCAGCAAATGGATAAAAACATTGGCGGCATGCGAGCATATACGCCGCCGTTCTTCCCGGGCAAACGCATTGTAGTAACTATGCTAAGCAACTTGCATATTTATACGCAGCGCGGCACATCACACCGTAAGTCTGAAAACGTTGAAGACCGCAAGCAGTATGAAGACAAGTACTGGCGTAACGAAGGCTACGCAATTGAAGAGTTTGAAGCGTATGCAGCAATCGACGAAGCCAACATGAAAATTGGCGCCGCACCAGCAGCTTAAGCGCGACAGGTAAATGCATTGCTAGGTTAACCGCCTAGCAATTAACCCATTTATAAAAGGTAAGTGCCATGAGTGCCATTGCAAATTTTAAAAAACGCCGCCTAGCTGAAAAAGCCAAACAAGGTGA encodes:
- a CDS encoding SAM-dependent methyltransferase, coding for MSSLNRGTVRNADDYYITPHWLIEDFLAAFSESNCFRFDPENYPRVLDPSAGGCEKYPMSYPTVLEQEGFRVESWDIREDSRANLTGVNFLNVPSYESRKYDMIITNPPFFQAQAFAEHALEMVEDGGLVIMLQRLNWLGSQKRKPMWQKLPLAAVYVHSKRPGFDPQKPSKTDSTEYAHFVFCKGYELAPELFVI
- a CDS encoding replication endonuclease, whose protein sequence is MSMWPIVSFDVVTAVLTMVKAVDDIEHRNFLISGLGRFTAYSQYKMAKQYLAKITPPSNAWYKDEPINPSEQAHIWLYNVLKNAEHRIDVTNLKISVPAKAALKKVHNNNIHNYIVKDIVESKRAPSIQASFVRQTAKNMEFAQKQRDVKKPQPVAAKNLQQADGDQVTKSAMSVIAAIDDAEQVAYVYKCLAGVPKPLQMRVAKRYIDKYTHIKNTGKAKGETQEQYNERLIIASRKNYDFSDKKTANKKQVITVAEVRKQITANDWLRRTITTLQPRLKILEQIVSNMPLPWHILANADKTKKHGNVLAMQTAEMISDLKKEQPTWDATDIHEKVNEFAGQFSIQLKYAVKGVYLTVPDAEVDLLKAQCHKWWSRKLKTIRSRYLEHLEIATGEVGRDLFNSTDKKGNKKTERRGISAYCSKQAVAEYTTNQERGKRYLESLELVNEQSDVISLMKAVEAGVANPENMRNELMLRIRETEELADEMGYTGGFYNITAPSRFHANSPTWDGSTPKDASLYLNKLYSQARAKLDRLEIPYFGIRVAEPHADGCTHWHMLLWMPARYYDQVNHLLRRYFTREDREVFFQRFKNRKALRARYTKARRIWGLNKSKKVYTRAPVKNYFPSSPRYTAIKMLPAQIGKDGKKTGGAAAYVAKYVSKNIDGFALANEYDAETGEKLTQAVNPVKAWASTWGIRQFQFQKSPSITIWRELRRVREEVQGNEQLEQIRQAADKGDFKTFVALMGGFGIGRDARFKPAYQHTEYGNQYAEFTKTLKGVEDTFGLCTLVTRVHTWSKQAIGTAAAENTAVIGGQDANNVSAADLPWTSGNNRTPYSVGHTDALLLNMIGFTSKEIINVKKDLLAGKRVRNNGHIYLIEDGHLVVLDEAAQQKEHRQHAIDYIANSEAQKHAPTNEQTAAKCKNKLSDFSPAQIKELNQGGNVISGNRVYYMQERELHSFEQLNMQAPKSAIKPTPTEKHFAYARELYDLAHMYAELDGRNTPSNTQFNKHTADIIGDLDLARLVLAGEATSISSNDWWALDLMA
- a CDS encoding DNA adenine methylase, producing the protein MTNQSEHESYLGAKGGSGVYQAIINVMAPHELYGELFLGTGVIFKKKAPAKYNVVIDKSQTMLDKFNYVVPENKICGCAIEYLESFKPFCKTQLYLDPPYMPETRTSNARYEHEMTEADHQRLLTAAKKHNPDKVKIIISGYSNPLYNEMLKDWWRKDFQSMTRGGVRTETIWLNYKPGDVHYHTFAGENFTDRQRIKRKAERWAKNFEALPPGERQTILAALLSVE
- a CDS encoding ogr/Delta-like zinc finger family protein; protein product: MARVTCPNCEAKATITSRETQSAHVVNLYCSCTNTRECGATFRITQSFDHFLNPPVQSTQQLAAALIKSLPREQQLELVGL
- a CDS encoding phage portal protein is translated as MDNAELNQNAEQLTDQPHDQQGKQNAPVVFGLPEQVMPDMWLTDYDSLFYNDMDNYWEPPVDRHLLANLPRRNAQHGGIVHSRANMAAGRFMSGGMSAQQVQAGFLNLVQFGDVAILKIRNGFGQVVRLFPLPSYRTRVAGDGGAVVLERNSQVKKYKKRDIIWVRQYDPVQQVYGLADYLGGLQATLLNEDATLFRRKYFLNGAHMGFIMYATDPNLDPDVEDDIKEKIQDSKGVGNFRSLFVNIPNGKEKGLQIIPVGNFESKDEFMNVKNVSAQDILNAHRFPPGLAGIIPANNAGLGDPTKYDAMYFKNETKPLIKLMSDEVARDPEIGSKLQLNFDLEPSA
- a CDS encoding terminase large subunit domain-containing protein, which produces MAYSSEIREAAKRLYLRHHTPDEIRAELALPNNRVIYYWADKYNWRDMLREEDVDEAIARRILILTDVSDKTGNQIKELDMLIEKHVKLKKQRVQQEKAAQAEQPHGTNQPSNKNNKSSGSDSKKSKGRKRKNDVSHLTEDDFGTWFDSLFEYQKTMHDNLHQRIRNILKSRQIGATYYFAGEAFKDAVLTGDPQIFLSASRSQAEVFRSYIIAIAHEFFEIELTGNPITLHTKHGDAELRFLSTNSKTAQSYHGHVYVDEYFWIGKFNELNKLASAMATHKKWRKTYFSTPSTKAHPAYTFWTGDHWRQGRAEREEIEFPTFVELRDNGRLCPDKQWRYVVTIEDALRGGCELFDIEELRDEYNADDFNNLFMCIFVDDADSIFKFSDLEKAMVDATRWQDHKPNAVQPFGNREVWLGYDPSRTRDNAALVVVAPPEKAGEKFRILEKHYWRGMNFSHHVSEIQKIYAKYRVTYIGVDTTGIGAGVFDSISTLYPREATAIHYSVSSKTRLVLKMIDLIEGGRLEWDAQHKDIAMSCLSIRRTSTDSGGAITFKASRDNTIGHADVFFAISHAVINEPLNHAHKRKSRWTMQN
- a CDS encoding GPO family capsid scaffolding protein, translated to MAKQTGWVIAATEGATVDGRIISKEWINQMAASYSVDEYTALIWPEHFRSSWGPTEGKNWGQVDEVKAAKKDGKLRLLVKITANDYLLAANKDGQKLFMSIEPNPDYKSEGRCYLQGLAVTDSPASSGTSRLKFSIGDNEADHEYSQLEALTHSDFITTNSEPAKDIPADKQTKALGLFAQLFSLFSTDQQQADQEPTTEEEPMNKEQFDALMGKVEGLDAKVTDLETKFSKPEGEEKTPAKEPKTEEPEGDKPATGVTAEQFSQLMEKMDGFGKKVDGMQTKFNALSQEQNGQEPDPVGGETVDLV
- a CDS encoding phage major capsid protein, P2 family; the encoded protein is MQLNQIAAGFLKTYSTQLAKTFGVEDVTKQFAVTAPMETKLRSALLESVEFLRMISTMPVDQLSGQVVKVGNYGIATGRKAGGRFTSGQDVGGFKYQLTETDSCSALPWALLSAWGNAGNQNEFMKKMNDNATHRFALDMLRVGFNGTSIAATSDPVANPLGEDVNKGWHQIVKEEAADQIVTDPIYFNPDATEALKDGEYKTLDAIVTELKNTLIHPSLRNDPRLVVLVGSDLTATAQTKLMNQADKPSERVAAQQMDKNIGGMRAYTPPFFPGKRIVVTMLSNLHIYTQRGTSHRKSENVEDRKQYEDKYWRNEGYAIEEFEAYAAIDEANMKIGAAPAA